From one Aquicella lusitana genomic stretch:
- the lepB gene encoding signal peptidase I: MNFNFELILFYATVITGLIALFDILFLAPRRKRKAGAEAKAKLPIIIDYARSFFPILLVVFLLRSFLFEPFRIPSGSLEPTLLMGDFILVNKYDYGVRLPVVHKKLFGEGKPARGDIIVFRWPPNPSVDFIKRVIGLPGDKISYINKELFVNGEKVPQEMLTSSIFEDENGEAREAQEKQENLLGVKHKIFIDPKKSSRDYYNIVVPEDMYFVMGDNRDDSADSRYWGFVPDKNIVGKAVLVWMSWDSSKTGIRWGRIGKAIH, translated from the coding sequence ATGAACTTTAACTTCGAATTAATTTTATTTTATGCCACGGTTATTACCGGCCTGATTGCGCTGTTTGATATTCTTTTTCTTGCGCCGCGACGCAAGCGCAAAGCAGGTGCTGAAGCAAAAGCCAAACTGCCTATCATCATCGACTATGCACGGTCTTTTTTTCCTATTCTGTTGGTGGTGTTTTTATTGCGTTCTTTTTTATTTGAGCCTTTTCGCATTCCTTCCGGTTCGCTTGAACCCACGTTGCTGATGGGCGATTTTATTCTTGTTAATAAATACGATTACGGCGTGCGCCTGCCGGTCGTACACAAAAAACTGTTTGGAGAAGGTAAACCGGCGCGCGGTGACATCATTGTGTTTCGCTGGCCGCCGAATCCATCGGTTGACTTTATTAAACGCGTGATCGGATTGCCGGGCGATAAAATCAGTTACATTAACAAAGAATTATTTGTTAATGGCGAAAAAGTTCCGCAAGAAATGCTCACAAGCAGTATCTTCGAAGACGAGAATGGCGAAGCTCGCGAAGCACAAGAAAAACAGGAAAATTTGCTGGGGGTGAAGCACAAAATTTTCATCGACCCGAAAAAGTCCAGCCGCGATTACTATAATATCGTCGTCCCTGAAGACATGTATTTTGTCATGGGTGATAATCGTGACGATAGTGCTGACAGCCGATATTGGGGGTTTGTGCCAGACAAGAATATTGTAGGCAAGGCGGTGCTGGTCTGGATGAGCTGGGACAGCAGCAAAACAGGTATCCGGTGGGGTAGAATAGGAAAAGCGATTCATTAG
- the pdxJ gene encoding pyridoxine 5'-phosphate synthase: protein MKDTPILLGVNIDHVATLRQARRTRYPDPVEAVYAAENGGADGITVHLREDRRHIQERDVALIQSVLLTRLNLEMAVTEAMIAYAEKLKPEHCCLVPEKREELTTEGGLDVLSQESKIREATARLKHAGIEVSLFIDPEIKQIEASLRCEAPAIEIHTGAYADAKTELEQKQELHRIIKAAQFAHEAGLIVNAGHGLNYQNVQAIARIPQVNELNIGHGIIARSLFMGLEAAVREMKRLMLEASAHSK, encoded by the coding sequence ATGAAGGATACACCGATTTTATTGGGCGTTAATATTGATCATGTTGCAACATTGCGCCAGGCGAGGCGGACGCGCTACCCTGATCCGGTTGAAGCCGTCTACGCAGCTGAAAATGGGGGGGCAGATGGCATTACAGTGCATCTGCGCGAAGATCGTCGCCATATTCAGGAGCGTGATGTCGCGCTGATTCAATCGGTACTTTTAACGCGCCTCAATCTCGAAATGGCAGTTACAGAGGCGATGATCGCCTATGCAGAAAAATTGAAACCTGAGCATTGCTGCCTGGTGCCTGAGAAACGTGAAGAATTGACGACCGAAGGCGGCCTTGATGTCTTGTCTCAAGAGAGCAAAATACGAGAAGCCACCGCACGTTTGAAGCACGCGGGAATTGAAGTGTCCCTGTTTATTGATCCCGAGATTAAACAGATTGAAGCCTCGCTCCGCTGTGAGGCACCCGCCATTGAAATTCACACAGGCGCTTACGCAGACGCGAAAACGGAGCTTGAGCAGAAACAGGAACTGCACCGCATCATCAAGGCTGCGCAATTTGCGCACGAGGCAGGATTGATTGTCAATGCCGGACATGGTCTAAATTATCAGAATGTACAGGCGATTGCGCGCATACCGCAAGTGAATGAATTAAATATTGGCCATGGTATTATTGCACGATCCCTGTTTATGGGGCTTGAAGCTGCGGTCCGCGAAATGAAACGATTAATGCTGGAAGCGAGCGCACATAGCAAATAG
- the gltX gene encoding glutamate--tRNA ligase gives MNIRTRFSPSPTGMIHLGNARAALFSALFAKKNEGVFILRIEDTDAVRSEERFVEALENDLQWLGVYWQEGPGKDGDYGPYWQSQRQPIYEKYYRILEEKKLIYPCFCTDQELNLARKIQLSRGQAPRYAGTCLRLSPDEVASRLAAGKKPAWRFAVPANTLIEFTDVVKGQQQFKSDDIGDFIVRRADGTAPFLFCNAIDDAEMKVSHVLRGEDHLANTPRQILLLNILGLKVPHYGHLSLIVGDDGAPLSKRHGSFSLHEMREQGFLPVAVMNYLARLGHACDAQALLDFDELANHFYLEKLSRSPAKFDKSQLMYWQKMAVQMLDVAALWHWLGESVASQVPLNLQSLFAETIKANIAFPHDALMWAKIFFHEKVEMGPEELKLLRDAGEQFFVEAEQAVDKYGIDLAPLLAEMKQTLGISGKKLFMPLRVALTGKSYGPELAQIAGILGKEKMKHRFGRAVQYASGNE, from the coding sequence ATGAATATCAGAACACGCTTTTCACCTAGCCCCACAGGCATGATTCACCTTGGTAATGCACGCGCGGCGTTATTCAGCGCTTTATTCGCAAAAAAAAATGAAGGTGTTTTTATTCTTCGGATTGAAGACACAGACGCGGTTCGTTCAGAGGAGCGCTTCGTTGAAGCGCTGGAAAATGATCTGCAATGGCTGGGCGTGTATTGGCAAGAAGGCCCAGGCAAAGACGGTGATTACGGCCCTTATTGGCAGTCACAGCGTCAGCCTATTTATGAAAAATATTACCGGATATTGGAAGAAAAAAAGCTGATTTATCCTTGTTTTTGTACTGATCAGGAACTCAATCTCGCGCGCAAAATTCAACTCTCAAGGGGACAGGCGCCACGTTATGCTGGCACATGCCTGCGCTTATCGCCGGATGAAGTGGCATCGCGTTTGGCTGCCGGTAAAAAGCCAGCCTGGCGCTTTGCCGTGCCAGCTAATACGCTGATTGAGTTTACAGATGTGGTAAAAGGGCAGCAGCAATTCAAAAGCGATGATATCGGTGATTTTATCGTGCGGCGCGCCGATGGCACAGCGCCTTTTTTATTTTGCAATGCCATTGATGACGCAGAGATGAAGGTTTCTCATGTGCTGCGTGGTGAAGATCATCTGGCAAATACACCCCGGCAGATTCTGCTACTTAATATACTTGGATTGAAGGTACCGCATTACGGCCATTTGTCCCTGATCGTGGGTGATGATGGCGCGCCACTCTCTAAACGTCATGGCAGTTTTAGCTTGCATGAAATGCGCGAACAGGGTTTTTTACCTGTCGCTGTCATGAATTATCTGGCCCGTTTAGGCCACGCTTGCGATGCGCAGGCATTGCTTGATTTTGATGAATTGGCAAACCATTTCTATCTGGAAAAATTAAGCCGCTCGCCGGCAAAATTTGATAAAAGTCAGCTGATGTACTGGCAAAAGATGGCGGTACAAATGCTGGATGTAGCTGCACTATGGCATTGGCTGGGTGAAAGTGTGGCAAGCCAGGTACCCTTAAACTTGCAATCACTATTTGCAGAAACGATTAAGGCCAATATTGCTTTTCCTCATGATGCGCTAATGTGGGCGAAAATATTTTTTCATGAAAAGGTTGAGATGGGGCCGGAAGAATTAAAACTATTGCGCGACGCAGGCGAGCAGTTTTTTGTTGAAGCAGAGCAGGCCGTTGACAAATATGGTATTGATCTTGCTCCATTGCTGGCAGAAATGAAACAGACACTAGGGATAAGCGGTAAAAAGCTTTTCATGCCTTTGCGTGTCGCATTGACTGGCAAAAGTTATGGCCCTGAACTTGCGCAGATCGCCGGCATTTTGGGCAAGGAGAAGATGAAGCACCGATTTGGGCGCGCAGTCCAGTATGCCAGTGGAAATGAATGA
- the rnc gene encoding ribonuclease III, which produces MSDELTSKLNYVFQQPKLLKVALTHRSKGGDHNERLEFLGDAVVNFVIAEILYHQFPKATEGELSRWRATLVNRDTLAELAKEFELGRYLFLGPGELRSGGSERQSILSCAMEAIIGAVYLDGGFDAARACIMAWYEPWLQSLSTAASHKDPKTLLQEYLQSRRMPLPVYTVEAIEGEAHQQRFTVSCQVEGVEQKTRGKGTSRRRAEQDAALAMLGVLKK; this is translated from the coding sequence ATGAGTGATGAATTAACCAGCAAACTAAATTATGTATTTCAACAACCTAAATTGCTCAAGGTCGCCTTGACCCACCGGAGCAAGGGCGGTGATCATAATGAACGCCTGGAATTTTTAGGCGATGCGGTGGTTAACTTCGTCATTGCAGAAATCCTGTATCACCAATTTCCCAAAGCCACAGAAGGGGAATTAAGCCGCTGGCGTGCGACATTGGTTAACCGGGATACCCTGGCTGAACTGGCGAAAGAATTTGAACTGGGACGTTATTTATTTCTGGGTCCCGGCGAATTGCGAAGCGGCGGCAGCGAAAGGCAGTCTATCCTGTCCTGCGCAATGGAAGCGATAATTGGCGCGGTTTATCTGGATGGCGGTTTTGACGCTGCCCGTGCGTGCATCATGGCGTGGTATGAGCCTTGGCTTCAGTCGTTATCCACAGCGGCCAGTCATAAAGATCCGAAGACACTTTTACAGGAATATCTGCAAAGCCGCCGCATGCCTCTACCTGTTTATACCGTTGAAGCCATTGAAGGCGAAGCCCATCAACAGCGCTTTACAGTAAGCTGTCAGGTGGAAGGCGTGGAACAAAAAACCCGGGGTAAGGGCACCAGCCGGCGTCGCGCCGAGCAGGACGCTGCTCTCGCCATGCTAGGCGTGCTGAAAAAATAA
- a CDS encoding acyl-CoA thioesterase, whose translation MSQHEDIHPKGQLVIQTVAMPADTNAHGDIFGGWLVSHMDMGAGIAARHRARSRCVTVAIDSMTFIKRVLVGDTVCCYADILKVGRTSMQIQIEVWTNGLVEDKHKKVAEGVFTFVAIDDHGKPHPVDR comes from the coding sequence ATGTCCCAACATGAAGACATTCACCCCAAAGGCCAGTTAGTGATCCAGACGGTTGCCATGCCTGCGGATACCAACGCACATGGCGATATTTTTGGTGGCTGGCTGGTTTCGCATATGGATATGGGTGCAGGCATTGCTGCGCGGCATCGTGCACGCAGTCGTTGCGTGACTGTCGCCATCGACTCCATGACATTTATCAAGCGTGTCCTCGTGGGAGATACGGTATGCTGTTATGCTGATATTCTGAAGGTGGGACGTACTTCCATGCAAATCCAGATTGAAGTGTGGACGAATGGACTGGTGGAAGATAAACATAAAAAAGTGGCTGAAGGCGTGTTTACGTTTGTCGCCATTGATGATCACGGCAAGCCACATCCCGTGGATCGTTAA
- the recO gene encoding DNA repair protein RecO: MKRVLLQPAYVLHRRLYRESSFLVELFTSEHGRLTVVARGVRKARSPTQGLLQPFIPLLVSWSGNGELMTLSQVEPNGAAVSLRGECLFAGFYLNELLMCLLQKWDAHPVLYTAYEKAVAMLQASVLEQGVLRSFEKALLEELGYGLFPKSDTELQHALQPDHYYRFVPEQGFVISTLGNPSQAKTHIFSGKNLLAIAREDWRDESCLQDAKRLTRFILAPLLGARPIHSRKLFLQLNGEESDK, translated from the coding sequence ATGAAGCGTGTTTTACTTCAGCCCGCTTATGTTCTTCACCGTCGTTTGTATCGAGAAAGCAGTTTTCTAGTAGAGTTATTTACGTCTGAACATGGTCGCCTTACTGTCGTGGCGCGGGGTGTGCGAAAGGCCCGTTCACCCACGCAGGGCTTGTTGCAGCCTTTTATTCCTTTACTGGTTTCCTGGTCAGGGAATGGCGAGTTGATGACGCTCTCACAAGTTGAACCAAACGGCGCCGCGGTTTCTCTACGCGGGGAATGCTTGTTTGCCGGTTTTTACCTGAATGAACTACTGATGTGTTTGTTGCAGAAGTGGGATGCCCATCCGGTATTGTACACGGCATATGAAAAAGCAGTTGCGATGCTGCAGGCAAGCGTACTGGAACAAGGTGTTTTGCGCTCATTCGAAAAAGCCCTACTGGAAGAGCTGGGCTATGGATTGTTTCCCAAATCAGACACTGAGCTTCAACATGCTCTACAGCCTGATCACTATTACCGTTTTGTGCCTGAACAGGGTTTTGTTATCAGCACGCTGGGCAATCCGTCACAGGCAAAGACACATATTTTTTCTGGAAAAAATCTGTTGGCCATTGCCAGAGAAGATTGGCGAGATGAAAGTTGCTTGCAGGATGCGAAACGGCTAACCCGCTTTATTTTGGCTCCCTTACTGGGTGCGCGCCCCATTCATAGTCGTAAACTTTTCCTGCAGCTCAATGGGGAAGAGAGCGATAAATAG
- the cysS gene encoding cysteine--tRNA ligase, whose translation MLKIYNTLTRQKEKFKPLQPGKVGMYVCGVTVYDYCHIGHARTYVSADVVLRYLRFRGYEVNYVRNITDIDDKIIKRANETKEDVNTVTKRFIQAMHEDFAALGLAQPDHEPRATKYIPQMITLIEKIIANGHAYVGANGDVYFDVRSFADYGCLSHHNIEQLESGARVEVTEVKRDPLDFVLWKLAKPNEPFWDSPWGPGRPGWHIECSAMSMELLGEHFDIHGGGRDLIFPHHENEIAQSQAATHKKFANVWIHGGFLQIEKEKMSKSLGNFVTIREVLREHEPEVLRYLLMASHYRSPLVYTPDTLNQSRQALARFYTALRFLPNAARAANTSFEAAFIEAMDDDFNTPVALSVLFELAHEIQRLREKDKDSAAAHGALLRYLGNVLGVLTSDPEVFFKSGATVDSTKIEALIAARNQARHEKNWAEADRIRKELAAMSIVIEDSASGTTWKYVK comes from the coding sequence ATGTTAAAAATTTACAATACATTGACACGCCAAAAAGAAAAATTCAAACCCCTGCAACCTGGCAAGGTAGGCATGTATGTTTGTGGTGTCACTGTTTATGATTATTGTCACATCGGTCATGCGCGTACCTATGTTTCCGCAGATGTGGTCCTCCGCTATTTGCGTTTTCGCGGTTATGAAGTTAATTACGTCCGCAATATCACTGATATAGATGACAAGATTATCAAGCGGGCAAATGAAACCAAAGAAGACGTGAACACGGTTACAAAACGTTTTATTCAAGCCATGCATGAAGATTTTGCCGCGCTCGGTTTGGCGCAGCCGGATCATGAGCCGCGTGCCACAAAATATATTCCACAAATGATTACGCTCATCGAAAAAATTATTGCAAACGGCCACGCCTATGTGGGCGCTAACGGCGATGTGTATTTTGACGTGCGAAGTTTTGCTGATTACGGTTGCCTTTCCCATCATAATATAGAGCAGCTTGAAAGCGGTGCGCGCGTGGAAGTAACGGAAGTAAAGCGCGATCCACTGGATTTTGTTTTGTGGAAACTGGCCAAGCCCAACGAGCCCTTTTGGGATTCTCCCTGGGGCCCTGGACGGCCCGGTTGGCATATTGAGTGTTCTGCTATGTCAATGGAGCTACTCGGCGAGCATTTCGATATACACGGCGGCGGGCGCGATCTTATCTTCCCCCATCACGAAAATGAAATAGCGCAATCTCAGGCGGCTACACATAAAAAATTTGCCAATGTCTGGATACACGGCGGCTTTTTACAAATTGAAAAAGAAAAAATGTCCAAATCACTGGGTAATTTCGTTACCATCCGCGAAGTGCTGCGTGAACATGAACCTGAAGTTCTGCGTTATCTGTTGATGGCCAGCCATTATCGCAGCCCGCTCGTGTATACGCCGGATACATTAAACCAATCGCGGCAAGCCCTGGCCCGATTCTATACGGCGCTGCGTTTTCTGCCGAATGCGGCACGCGCGGCAAACACATCGTTTGAAGCCGCATTTATTGAAGCAATGGATGATGATTTTAATACACCCGTTGCGTTATCTGTCTTATTTGAGCTTGCGCATGAAATTCAGCGTTTACGCGAAAAGGATAAGGATAGCGCTGCTGCGCATGGCGCGCTCTTGCGCTATCTTGGCAATGTGCTGGGTGTGCTGACGTCTGATCCGGAAGTTTTTTTCAAATCTGGCGCAACTGTCGACAGCACTAAAATTGAAGCGCTCATCGCAGCGCGCAATCAGGCGCGTCATGAAAAAAATTGGGCTGAAGCTGATCGTATTCGCAAGGAATTAGCTGCAATGTCCATTGTTATCGAAGACAGTGCTAGCGGTACGACATGGAAATATGTGAAGTGA
- the lepA gene encoding translation elongation factor 4 has translation MSMQNIRNFSIIAHIDHGKSTLADRLIQRCGGLSEREMQAQVLDSMDLERERGITIKAHSVTLYYKAHNGETYQLNFIDTPGHVDFSYEVSRSLAACEGALLVVDAGQGVEAQTVAVCYTAIDQGLEVVPVLNKIDLPQADPDRVIHEIEDIIGLEAGDAVRISAKQGVGIEELLERLIRDIPPPVGDLEAPLQALIIDSWFDSYLGVVSLVRVKNGVLKTGEKMQVMSTGKAYEVTGLGVFTPKRVSTDILRAGEVGYVIAGIKDINGAPVGDTLTHAHRPATTMLPGFKKVKPQVYAGLFPIHSDDFPALREALGKLRLNDAALFFEPESSEALGFGFRCGFLGMLHMEIVQERLEREYNLELITTAPTVVYEVVSTKGDILYVDNPSKLPPVNQIEEIREPVAKANILVPQSHLGNVITLCVERRGAQKSMLFHGNQVALVYELPMSEIVLDFFDRLKSVSRGYASLDYSFSHFQTADLVKLDIMINGERVDALATIVHREQAQSRGRLVTEKLRELIPRQMFDVAVQAAIGGHIISRQTVKAMRKNVTAKCYGGDISRKRKLLEKQKEGKKRMKQLGNVEVPQEAFLAVLKIDEKK, from the coding sequence ATGTCTATGCAAAATATTCGGAATTTTTCAATTATTGCCCATATTGATCACGGCAAGTCTACCCTTGCTGATCGCCTGATCCAGCGTTGTGGAGGCTTAAGCGAGCGTGAAATGCAGGCCCAAGTACTGGACTCCATGGATCTTGAACGGGAGCGGGGCATTACGATTAAAGCGCACAGCGTAACGCTGTACTACAAGGCGCATAACGGCGAAACCTATCAGCTGAATTTTATTGATACACCGGGCCACGTGGACTTTTCATACGAAGTTTCTCGTTCGTTGGCGGCCTGTGAAGGAGCGCTGCTGGTCGTGGACGCTGGACAGGGCGTTGAGGCACAAACGGTGGCCGTTTGTTATACAGCGATTGACCAGGGCCTCGAAGTAGTCCCTGTGCTTAACAAAATTGATTTACCCCAGGCCGATCCTGACCGGGTAATTCATGAGATTGAAGATATTATTGGCCTGGAAGCAGGAGACGCTGTGCGAATCAGCGCCAAACAAGGTGTGGGCATTGAGGAGCTGCTTGAGCGGTTGATTCGGGATATCCCCCCTCCAGTAGGCGATTTGGAGGCACCCCTGCAGGCATTGATTATTGATTCCTGGTTTGACTCCTATCTGGGGGTGGTGTCACTGGTTCGGGTCAAAAATGGCGTATTAAAAACGGGCGAAAAGATGCAGGTCATGTCGACCGGCAAAGCCTATGAAGTGACTGGCCTGGGTGTTTTTACACCCAAGCGGGTGTCAACCGATATTTTGCGCGCAGGCGAAGTGGGCTATGTGATCGCTGGCATTAAAGATATTAATGGTGCGCCCGTAGGCGATACGCTGACGCATGCGCATCGTCCGGCAACGACCATGCTGCCCGGGTTTAAAAAAGTGAAGCCGCAAGTCTACGCAGGCTTGTTTCCTATTCATTCGGATGATTTTCCTGCCTTGCGCGAAGCGCTTGGCAAGCTCCGCCTGAATGACGCCGCGCTCTTTTTTGAACCGGAATCCTCCGAAGCCTTGGGCTTTGGTTTTCGTTGCGGATTCCTTGGCATGTTGCATATGGAGATTGTGCAAGAACGGCTGGAGCGCGAATATAATCTTGAATTAATTACAACAGCGCCTACCGTGGTGTATGAAGTCGTGAGCACGAAAGGCGATATCCTGTATGTGGATAATCCATCCAAACTACCGCCGGTCAATCAGATTGAAGAAATACGCGAACCTGTTGCGAAGGCCAATATATTGGTGCCGCAATCTCATTTGGGCAACGTCATCACATTGTGCGTAGAACGGCGCGGCGCGCAAAAGAGCATGTTATTTCATGGCAACCAGGTCGCGCTGGTATATGAATTGCCCATGAGTGAAATCGTGCTGGATTTCTTTGACCGACTAAAATCGGTAAGCCGTGGCTATGCTTCGCTCGATTACAGTTTTTCCCATTTCCAGACAGCAGATCTGGTTAAGCTCGATATCATGATCAATGGCGAGCGCGTTGATGCACTCGCCACGATTGTTCACCGTGAACAGGCTCAATCCCGTGGACGGCTTGTTACTGAAAAGCTGCGCGAACTGATTCCAAGACAAATGTTTGACGTGGCTGTGCAGGCAGCGATCGGCGGCCATATTATTTCACGACAGACGGTGAAAGCGATGCGTAAAAACGTAACGGCAAAATGTTATGGCGGTGACATTTCCCGCAAACGCAAACTGCTGGAAAAGCAAAAAGAAGGTAAGAAACGCATGAAACAATTGGGCAATGTGGAAGTACCACAAGAAGCGTTTCTGGCAGTGTTGAAGATTGATGAAAAGAAATAA
- the era gene encoding GTPase Era, which produces MNEAIEKSGYVAIIGRPNVGKSTLLNCLLGEKLSITSPKPQTTRWQILGIKTLPQAQIIYMDTPGVHKSEKRAMNRYMNRIANAVLIDADVIVFMIDATKWHSEDELVLKKLASLSKPVILAINKIDRLKDKALLLPLIEKLKDKLTFAQIVPISALEVQNIPALEDEIIKLLPEGPQLYPEDQITDKGVRFHIAEVIREKLIQATEEELPYATTIEIEQFEESDKLVEIGAVIWVERQGQKVIIIGKKGAKLKKIGIQARREIEKYLDRKVFLRLWVKVKEDWTDNEKALRSLGYE; this is translated from the coding sequence ATGAATGAAGCGATAGAAAAAAGCGGATATGTAGCCATTATTGGTCGCCCCAACGTAGGAAAATCAACGCTCCTGAATTGCCTGCTGGGTGAAAAATTGAGTATTACTTCGCCCAAGCCACAAACTACGCGATGGCAAATTTTAGGTATTAAAACGTTGCCGCAGGCACAAATTATTTATATGGACACACCCGGCGTGCACAAAAGCGAAAAGCGCGCCATGAACCGCTATATGAATCGAATTGCCAATGCTGTCCTAATCGATGCGGACGTGATTGTCTTCATGATAGACGCAACCAAATGGCACAGTGAAGATGAGCTGGTGTTAAAAAAACTCGCCAGTTTATCCAAGCCCGTTATTCTCGCCATCAATAAAATTGATCGTCTCAAGGATAAAGCCCTGCTTTTGCCGCTGATTGAAAAACTCAAAGACAAGCTGACATTCGCGCAGATTGTTCCTATCTCTGCGCTGGAAGTACAAAATATTCCCGCACTCGAAGACGAAATTATTAAATTATTACCGGAAGGCCCGCAGCTCTATCCTGAAGATCAAATCACGGACAAGGGCGTGCGCTTTCATATTGCGGAAGTGATCCGTGAAAAATTAATCCAGGCCACAGAAGAAGAGCTGCCGTATGCGACGACGATCGAGATAGAGCAATTTGAGGAAAGCGACAAGCTAGTTGAAATCGGGGCGGTGATCTGGGTAGAACGTCAGGGTCAAAAAGTCATTATCATTGGCAAGAAAGGCGCCAAGCTGAAAAAAATAGGCATTCAGGCTCGCCGTGAAATTGAAAAATATTTGGACCGCAAAGTGTTTTTGCGCCTGTGGGTGAAAGTAAAGGAAGACTGGACCGATAATGAGAAAGCACTCCGCAGTCTGGGCTACGAATAA